GGAGAAGCTGGGGTCGCTGGTGACCGCTTAGCACCGGGCCTTGCCTTGGGGGAGCTGGTTGAAGATTTTCAGCCCCTGCGCCCAACAATCTTTCTGAAGCCGGGTTGGATAGAAGAGCCGCTGGCGGCATCTAATCTGCAGGAATTTGTAAGCGTGTATACAGGAATTCTTGAACCCGCTCCTCCCGGTGGGACGACTCCGCCGTCAGATCCGCAAACGGCTTCGCGGCCGGCTCGTAAAATGCAATTGCCGGCGCTGACGGGGATCCGAACGCTGCTGGCCTTCAACATCGTTCTGTTCCACTTCACGCCGCCGTATCTGGGGCCTCTGCGGCCGATGGTGGAGAACGGGTACATCTTCGTCAACGTCTTCTTTCTGATCTCGGGCTTTGTGTTGACGTACAACTATGCGGACCGGGGAGCTTCGCTGGTGAAGCGGGACTTCTGGCTGGCGAGGTTTTCGCGACTTTATCCGGTTTATCTGCTGGTGCTCGTGATCTCGCTGAAGATGCTTCAGATCGAGTGGCAGGCGCGGCCGCATGGAGAGTTCTGGGCGGGGCTGATTCTGACGCCGCTGCTGCTGCAGGGGGTGAGTCCGTCGCTAGCGACGTTCTGGAATACGGTGGCGTGGACGCTTTCGTGCGAGTTAGCGTTCTATGCGGTGTTTCCGTGGCTGATCCGGGTGCGGTGGCCGAAGACGCCGAGCCGCCTGGTGCTCCTGTTGCTGGGGTTATGGGTCGTGGATATGCTGCCCGCGATGCTGTACCTGCTGACGAATCCTGACCACCTGGCTGGGCCGGTGACGCGGTATACGTCGACGACGCTGATCCGTTTCCTGAAGTACACACCGCTGCCGTACGCCGCAGTGTTCCTGGGGGGCGTGACGCTTGCGCGGCTGCATGTCACGGTAAAGATGAGCGATCGGCAGCGGATGGCGATTGCCGCGGCGGCGCTGGTCGCGCTGGGAGTCTTCTTTGCGTTTGCGGCGCCTCATGTTCCCTACATGATCAAACATGGCGGCCTGTTGATGCCCTTGTTTGCCCTTCTTATCTTCGGGCTCAGCGCGAAGCACCCGCTTGCCTCGGTCTTTTCGTGGAAGCCGCTGCTGCTGGTGGGGGAGAGCAGCTACTGCCTGTATCTTCTGCACTTCAACGTGTTCCAGCTGATCCACATCTACCACCTTCCGGAGCGGCTGCATGTGGCGTGGCTGGATCCGTGGATCTCGTATGCAGCGCTGCTGGCTCTGTCGCTGGTGGTGTACAAGTTTGTAGAAAATCCCGCGCGCGCGGCACTGTTGAGCAGGTTCAGGCCTGCATCGTCACGCGCTGTTCCGGCCAAGGCTGCTTAGCAATTCTGAAATGGCTTCCTGCCAGCCGATGTAAGCCATGTAGGATGAGTGTGGGATTGCAATCCGAATGTGCAGGTAGGGTGGTTGATGAGCTTGAATGAGGCGGCGCTGCTTGGCGCCCATCGGCAGAGGTTTGGGCGGGAGGGCCGGGCGTTTGAGGCGCCGGCGCGGGTCAATCTTATAGGCGAGCATACCGACTACACAGGTGGCCTGGTGATGCCGATGGCGATCGGCTTTCGCACGGTGGCGGTCATCAGTCCGCGCGAGGATGGGCGGGCGGTCTTTTACTCGGACAACTACGGGGAGGAAGTTTCGTATGAGATCTCCTCGCTGGAGAGGGCTCCGCGCGGGCACTGGAGCGATTACCCGGTGGGCGTGCTGTGGAGTCTCGGCCAGGAGGGAGTCGGGGTTGGCGGCTTCAGCATGAGCCTGATGGGAGACGTCCCTCTTGGGGCTGGGCTGAGCTCTTCGGCTTCGGTGGAGGTGGCGACGGCGATGGCGCTGCTGGCCCATGCGGGGGTGGAACTGCCGCTCGATCAACTGGCGACGATGTGTCGCAGGGCGGAGAACGAGTATGTCGGGGCAAAGAGCGGAATCATGGACCAGTTCATTGTCGCTGGTGGCATTGAGCATCGG
The Edaphobacter bradus genome window above contains:
- a CDS encoding acyltransferase family protein, with product MYTGILEPAPPGGTTPPSDPQTASRPARKMQLPALTGIRTLLAFNIVLFHFTPPYLGPLRPMVENGYIFVNVFFLISGFVLTYNYADRGASLVKRDFWLARFSRLYPVYLLVLVISLKMLQIEWQARPHGEFWAGLILTPLLLQGVSPSLATFWNTVAWTLSCELAFYAVFPWLIRVRWPKTPSRLVLLLLGLWVVDMLPAMLYLLTNPDHLAGPVTRYTSTTLIRFLKYTPLPYAAVFLGGVTLARLHVTVKMSDRQRMAIAAAALVALGVFFAFAAPHVPYMIKHGGLLMPLFALLIFGLSAKHPLASVFSWKPLLLVGESSYCLYLLHFNVFQLIHIYHLPERLHVAWLDPWISYAALLALSLVVYKFVENPARAALLSRFRPASSRAVPAKAA